A stretch of Ipomoea triloba cultivar NCNSP0323 chromosome 11, ASM357664v1 DNA encodes these proteins:
- the LOC115996752 gene encoding uncharacterized protein LOC115996752 isoform X1 has product MPGVTQNKEKDEDNEEDLDFEEYIEETNELFGRIIEKMGRVHAVVNKIETALVTNITSDLSIVKALVVEFCTQKYMKAHVRGKVECIDKEVEELIKHLKKKRKKKKEEALEGNGKEEEVVKKEQAVEGDGKEKEVKKKTEEERKLVKTSEWLYCIGKKTEKIKNLVSQFGSLPDEDEYEEESSASSSLSSSLTGGKREKQKTVSNSTECYKMCIQETLLISPMITGTLKKSYDHLPPNLKLCVLTLAAFPEDFIIKKRPLIYWWMSEGFVAMEGNSKSAEEVGEENFTKLIQLGLIQPWYESGNTTIDLQPHNNVHVQGCSVHPWIRRMLVPIAMEARLFEFFGVPPMTTTGNNRSRRVCLYDDGDGEGVEHTATWKTRNRKYHKLFQDRFKWIKAHYRGVQLIERQLLDMKKVLKMEKDLKVVYKRQNKLMMSTKFLTDLNNLVAEVAHGKVKHGSDDDDALLRAVNKRLSDLKTRIDDDDNVLKNINELHDEQMKLQNEIEGLHKQFQVQHQINYLDRMLDPKWVNDPVIYNRINNCETLQKNEEVLFGHNDLNNPFPSPMKKKNKRTTTSTNQNEQAKKSDAVSNDETAAALALERLLAIINVTQKYLDMDHEPFGKMKWLRTLHLGRWRDSLPVPHIEVENDRIFEALFHVAKHLKYLSLRGISRITTLPSTISKCCNLQILDLKACYNLETLPSEIASLYKLTHLDVSECYLLQNTNLWSLVQNLQCLQTLKGLKVDQSTLNSLQTLASAATLRKLSIILTAPNLNIDLLTSLSKLCILTITWRITPDTQPKPEKSDDGGGANTENPPQQQPAGREISANTETTPHPKPEISDVASTRNQPQQNPLQKSDEEEVIGGIEEALPNLKKLDLRCYPDKDWPNWAKKHSSLETLYITGGDLEEFPMADLHLPTLQLLRFKYLTKLKLGQDNTPQLKSTKFPSLITFLNHGIKSKK; this is encoded by the coding sequence GAAGATGGGACGTGTGCATGCGGTTGTGAACAAAATTGAGACAGCTTTGGTTACAAACATCACAAGTGATTTAAGTATTGTGAAGGCTTTGGTGGTAGAATTTTGCACCCAAAAATACATGAAAGCCCATGTGAGAGGCAAGGTAGAATGCATAGATAAAGAAGTTGAGGAGCTAATTAAgcatttgaaaaagaaaaggaagaaaaagaaagaggaagCCCTAGAGGGGAATGGGAAGGAGGAAGAGGTAGTTAAGAAAGAGCAAGCCGTAGAGGGGGATGGGAAGGAGAAAGAGGTTAAGAAGAAGACTGAGGAGGAGAGAAAGCTGGTGAAAACCTCTGAATGGTTGTATTGTATTGGCAAGAAAACGGAGAAAATCAAGAATTTGGTTTCCCAATTCGGGAGCCTGCCGGATGAAGATGAGTACGAGGAGGAGAGCAGTGCATCGTCGTCATTGTCGTCGTCGTTAACCGGTGGTAAGAGGGAAAAGCAGAAAACGGTATCAAACTCCACGGAATGCTATAAAATGTGCATCCAAGAGACCCTCCTGATTTCGCCAATGATCACGGGTACCCTTAAAAAGAGCTACGACCATCTTCCCCCAAACTTGAAGCTGTGTGTGCTCACCCTTGCCGCATTTCCAGAGGATTTCATCATCAAGAAAAGGCCACTCATATATTGGTGGATGTCAGAGGGCTTTGTAGCGATGGAGGGAAATTCCAAGTCAGCTGAGGAAGTTGGGGAAGAAAACTTCACCAAACTTATCCAACTGGGCTTAATTCAACCATGGTATGAATCAGGCAACACTACTATAGACCTGCAACCACATAATAATGTGCATGTACAGGGTTGTAGTGTGCATCCTTGGATTCGAAGAATGTTAGTTCCAATTGCAATGGAAGCCCGgttgtttgaattttttggtGTTCCACCTATGACCACGACTGGGAATAACAGAAGCCGACGTGTGTGCTTATATGATGATGGAGATGGAGAAGGAGTTGAGCATACTGCCACTTGGAAAACTAGAAATCGGAAATATCACAAGCTTTTTCAAGATAGGTTCAAATGGATAAAAGCTCACTACAGAGGAGTGCAGCTGATTGAAAGGCAGTTGTTAGATATGAAAAAGGTGTTAAAAATGGAAAAGGATCTTAAAGTGGTGTATAAAAGGCAAAATAAGCTGATGATGTCTACTAAATTTCTAACTGATCTCAATAATTTGGTTGCTGAAGTCGCCCATGGAAAAGTGAAACATGGAagcgatgatgatgatgcccTCCTCAGGGCCGTCAATAAGCGGCTAAGCGATCTCAAGACTcgaattgatgatgatgataatgttCTAAAAAACATTAATGAATTGCATGATGAGCAAATGAAACTGCAAAATGAGATTGAGGGCTTGCACAAACAATTCCAAGTGCAACATCAGATTAATTATCTGGATAGGATGCTGGATCCGAAATGGGTGAATGATCCTGTGATCTACAACAGAATAAACAACTGTGAGACCTTGCAAAAAAATGAGGAGGTGTTATTTGGCCACAATGACCTCAACAATCCATTTCCTTCTCccatgaagaagaagaacaaaaggACCACCACAAGTACTAACCAGAATGAGCAAGCCAAAAAAAGTGATGCAGTGAGCAATGATGAGACGGCTGCGGCTTTGGCTTTGGAGAGATTACTGGCAATCATCAATGTTACCCAAAAATACTTGGATATGGATCATGAACCCTTTGGTAAAATGAAATGGCTTCGAACTCTTCACTTGGGACGGTGGCGAGACTCCCTGCCTGTTCCTCACATTGAGGTTGAAAATGACCGCATCTTCGAAGCCCTGTTCCATGTGGCCAAGCATTTGAAATACTTGAGCCTGAGAGGGATTTCAAGGATCACTACATTGCCCTCCACTATTTCTAAATGCTGCAACCTCCAAATCTTGGACCTCAAGGCCTGTTACAATTTGGAAACGCTTCCTTCTGAGATTGCCTCCCTCTATAAGCTCACTCATTTGGATGTTTCAGAATGTTACCTCCTTCAGAACACCAATTTGTGGAGCCTTGTTCAAAACCTTCAGTGCCTCCAAACCTTAAAGGGTCTCAAGGTAGATCAATCCACTCTCAACTCCCTTCAAACCTTGGCATCTGCTGCTACCTTAAGGAAATTGAGCATCATACTCACTGCACCCAACTTAAACATAGATCTACTAACCAGTTTGAGCAAGCTTTGCATTCTCACAATAACATGGAGGATAACACCAGATACCCAGCCAAAACCAGAAAAaagtgatgatggtggtggtgcCAACACTGAGAATCCGCCACAGCAACAACCTGCAGGAAGAGAAATTAGTGCCAACACTGAGACCACACCACACCCAAAACCAGAAATAAGTGATGTTGCCAGCACTAGGAATCAGCCACAGCAAAACCCCCTACAAAAAAGTGATGAAGAAGAGGTGATAGGTGGTATTGAGGAGGCTCTGCCAAATCTAAAGAAGCTTGACCTGAGATGCTATCCAGATAAAGATTGGCCAAATTGGGCTAAGAAGCATTCTTCATTGGAAACACTTTACATCACTGGAGGAGACCTGGAGGAGTTTCCCATGGCAGATCTGCATCTACCAACACTCCAGCTTCTGCGTTTCAAATATTTAACCAAACTCAAATTGGGTCAGGACAACACACCTCAACTAAAATCCACCAAATTTCCCTCTCTCATCACTTTCCTTAACCATGGCATCAAGTCTAAGAAGTGA
- the LOC115996752 gene encoding uncharacterized protein LOC115996752 isoform X2, with translation MGRVHAVVNKIETALVTNITSDLSIVKALVVEFCTQKYMKAHVRGKVECIDKEVEELIKHLKKKRKKKKEEALEGNGKEEEVVKKEQAVEGDGKEKEVKKKTEEERKLVKTSEWLYCIGKKTEKIKNLVSQFGSLPDEDEYEEESSASSSLSSSLTGGKREKQKTVSNSTECYKMCIQETLLISPMITGTLKKSYDHLPPNLKLCVLTLAAFPEDFIIKKRPLIYWWMSEGFVAMEGNSKSAEEVGEENFTKLIQLGLIQPWYESGNTTIDLQPHNNVHVQGCSVHPWIRRMLVPIAMEARLFEFFGVPPMTTTGNNRSRRVCLYDDGDGEGVEHTATWKTRNRKYHKLFQDRFKWIKAHYRGVQLIERQLLDMKKVLKMEKDLKVVYKRQNKLMMSTKFLTDLNNLVAEVAHGKVKHGSDDDDALLRAVNKRLSDLKTRIDDDDNVLKNINELHDEQMKLQNEIEGLHKQFQVQHQINYLDRMLDPKWVNDPVIYNRINNCETLQKNEEVLFGHNDLNNPFPSPMKKKNKRTTTSTNQNEQAKKSDAVSNDETAAALALERLLAIINVTQKYLDMDHEPFGKMKWLRTLHLGRWRDSLPVPHIEVENDRIFEALFHVAKHLKYLSLRGISRITTLPSTISKCCNLQILDLKACYNLETLPSEIASLYKLTHLDVSECYLLQNTNLWSLVQNLQCLQTLKGLKVDQSTLNSLQTLASAATLRKLSIILTAPNLNIDLLTSLSKLCILTITWRITPDTQPKPEKSDDGGGANTENPPQQQPAGREISANTETTPHPKPEISDVASTRNQPQQNPLQKSDEEEVIGGIEEALPNLKKLDLRCYPDKDWPNWAKKHSSLETLYITGGDLEEFPMADLHLPTLQLLRFKYLTKLKLGQDNTPQLKSTKFPSLITFLNHGIKSKK, from the coding sequence ATGGGACGTGTGCATGCGGTTGTGAACAAAATTGAGACAGCTTTGGTTACAAACATCACAAGTGATTTAAGTATTGTGAAGGCTTTGGTGGTAGAATTTTGCACCCAAAAATACATGAAAGCCCATGTGAGAGGCAAGGTAGAATGCATAGATAAAGAAGTTGAGGAGCTAATTAAgcatttgaaaaagaaaaggaagaaaaagaaagaggaagCCCTAGAGGGGAATGGGAAGGAGGAAGAGGTAGTTAAGAAAGAGCAAGCCGTAGAGGGGGATGGGAAGGAGAAAGAGGTTAAGAAGAAGACTGAGGAGGAGAGAAAGCTGGTGAAAACCTCTGAATGGTTGTATTGTATTGGCAAGAAAACGGAGAAAATCAAGAATTTGGTTTCCCAATTCGGGAGCCTGCCGGATGAAGATGAGTACGAGGAGGAGAGCAGTGCATCGTCGTCATTGTCGTCGTCGTTAACCGGTGGTAAGAGGGAAAAGCAGAAAACGGTATCAAACTCCACGGAATGCTATAAAATGTGCATCCAAGAGACCCTCCTGATTTCGCCAATGATCACGGGTACCCTTAAAAAGAGCTACGACCATCTTCCCCCAAACTTGAAGCTGTGTGTGCTCACCCTTGCCGCATTTCCAGAGGATTTCATCATCAAGAAAAGGCCACTCATATATTGGTGGATGTCAGAGGGCTTTGTAGCGATGGAGGGAAATTCCAAGTCAGCTGAGGAAGTTGGGGAAGAAAACTTCACCAAACTTATCCAACTGGGCTTAATTCAACCATGGTATGAATCAGGCAACACTACTATAGACCTGCAACCACATAATAATGTGCATGTACAGGGTTGTAGTGTGCATCCTTGGATTCGAAGAATGTTAGTTCCAATTGCAATGGAAGCCCGgttgtttgaattttttggtGTTCCACCTATGACCACGACTGGGAATAACAGAAGCCGACGTGTGTGCTTATATGATGATGGAGATGGAGAAGGAGTTGAGCATACTGCCACTTGGAAAACTAGAAATCGGAAATATCACAAGCTTTTTCAAGATAGGTTCAAATGGATAAAAGCTCACTACAGAGGAGTGCAGCTGATTGAAAGGCAGTTGTTAGATATGAAAAAGGTGTTAAAAATGGAAAAGGATCTTAAAGTGGTGTATAAAAGGCAAAATAAGCTGATGATGTCTACTAAATTTCTAACTGATCTCAATAATTTGGTTGCTGAAGTCGCCCATGGAAAAGTGAAACATGGAagcgatgatgatgatgcccTCCTCAGGGCCGTCAATAAGCGGCTAAGCGATCTCAAGACTcgaattgatgatgatgataatgttCTAAAAAACATTAATGAATTGCATGATGAGCAAATGAAACTGCAAAATGAGATTGAGGGCTTGCACAAACAATTCCAAGTGCAACATCAGATTAATTATCTGGATAGGATGCTGGATCCGAAATGGGTGAATGATCCTGTGATCTACAACAGAATAAACAACTGTGAGACCTTGCAAAAAAATGAGGAGGTGTTATTTGGCCACAATGACCTCAACAATCCATTTCCTTCTCccatgaagaagaagaacaaaaggACCACCACAAGTACTAACCAGAATGAGCAAGCCAAAAAAAGTGATGCAGTGAGCAATGATGAGACGGCTGCGGCTTTGGCTTTGGAGAGATTACTGGCAATCATCAATGTTACCCAAAAATACTTGGATATGGATCATGAACCCTTTGGTAAAATGAAATGGCTTCGAACTCTTCACTTGGGACGGTGGCGAGACTCCCTGCCTGTTCCTCACATTGAGGTTGAAAATGACCGCATCTTCGAAGCCCTGTTCCATGTGGCCAAGCATTTGAAATACTTGAGCCTGAGAGGGATTTCAAGGATCACTACATTGCCCTCCACTATTTCTAAATGCTGCAACCTCCAAATCTTGGACCTCAAGGCCTGTTACAATTTGGAAACGCTTCCTTCTGAGATTGCCTCCCTCTATAAGCTCACTCATTTGGATGTTTCAGAATGTTACCTCCTTCAGAACACCAATTTGTGGAGCCTTGTTCAAAACCTTCAGTGCCTCCAAACCTTAAAGGGTCTCAAGGTAGATCAATCCACTCTCAACTCCCTTCAAACCTTGGCATCTGCTGCTACCTTAAGGAAATTGAGCATCATACTCACTGCACCCAACTTAAACATAGATCTACTAACCAGTTTGAGCAAGCTTTGCATTCTCACAATAACATGGAGGATAACACCAGATACCCAGCCAAAACCAGAAAAaagtgatgatggtggtggtgcCAACACTGAGAATCCGCCACAGCAACAACCTGCAGGAAGAGAAATTAGTGCCAACACTGAGACCACACCACACCCAAAACCAGAAATAAGTGATGTTGCCAGCACTAGGAATCAGCCACAGCAAAACCCCCTACAAAAAAGTGATGAAGAAGAGGTGATAGGTGGTATTGAGGAGGCTCTGCCAAATCTAAAGAAGCTTGACCTGAGATGCTATCCAGATAAAGATTGGCCAAATTGGGCTAAGAAGCATTCTTCATTGGAAACACTTTACATCACTGGAGGAGACCTGGAGGAGTTTCCCATGGCAGATCTGCATCTACCAACACTCCAGCTTCTGCGTTTCAAATATTTAACCAAACTCAAATTGGGTCAGGACAACACACCTCAACTAAAATCCACCAAATTTCCCTCTCTCATCACTTTCCTTAACCATGGCATCAAGTCTAAGAAGTGA